The following proteins come from a genomic window of Acidobacteriota bacterium:
- a CDS encoding SurA N-terminal domain-containing protein, with product MLEAMRRNLKSLSVSLWIVIASFIFFIFYSWGSGRLSFNQSENSLAVVGKKKITTEDFKYSLLSQLQQISRNYKGRLKRSLIEQLRIPEQVLNQMIQEEIVFQVAKKMGISVTKEEIKHAILNNPLFQKDGRFIGFEEYQRILAYNRISIKEYENSVRKEALMRKFSEIISSGIPISEQEILNEFKKEKETIRMEYAKIDKSKIILENEPSLKEVQECFKINKEKFRIPEKRKGIYVLLNFEDLKKEIDVTEGEQLSYYEDNQEQFQIPEKIRVSRIFLKKDDKHLDLIKDKTNELYERVKKGEDFSSLAKIFSEDEKASSGGDWGYTEWHQLSSEEQRRIMDLPESGVSEVLEIEHGYSILKITEKIPPVTRPFEEVKFQIKEILHYQKAQELGEKRAQEIFKETRKEKSLERVAKRKGIKINWTTYLTKGASLEEIDPSGYISNTLFQIKKGEISEPFFTFNGAVVVELKEIQKERDPSFQEVREKVKIDLMEKLKDDHALTRANSLFTVVRNSESFENDVKKYNFEYYQKDFKRGDYLEGIGTIPSIEERLFVMDKGEVSQPLKYENGYFIVKVSEKKELDKNAFKEEKERIKKTLKELEQKKFYQAYLARIQKELQVKLNYEVYKTSVDEILGRF from the coding sequence ATGCTTGAGGCAATGAGGAGAAATTTGAAATCCCTTTCAGTATCGTTATGGATTGTAATAGCTTCGTTTATTTTCTTCATTTTTTATAGCTGGGGAAGCGGAAGATTATCTTTTAATCAGTCAGAAAATTCCCTTGCAGTTGTAGGAAAGAAAAAAATAACAACAGAAGATTTTAAATATAGTCTCCTTTCGCAACTTCAACAAATATCAAGAAATTATAAAGGAAGATTGAAAAGATCACTTATCGAACAATTAAGAATTCCTGAGCAGGTATTAAACCAGATGATCCAGGAAGAAATAGTATTTCAGGTTGCTAAGAAAATGGGTATTTCTGTAACAAAGGAAGAAATAAAACATGCAATTTTAAATAATCCTCTATTTCAGAAAGATGGAAGATTCATCGGTTTTGAAGAGTATCAGAGAATCTTAGCCTACAATAGAATTTCCATAAAGGAGTATGAAAATAGTGTAAGAAAAGAAGCTCTGATGAGAAAATTCTCGGAAATAATTTCATCCGGCATCCCCATTTCTGAACAGGAGATTTTGAACGAGTTTAAAAAAGAAAAAGAAACAATCAGAATGGAATATGCTAAGATAGATAAAAGTAAAATAATTCTTGAAAATGAGCCTTCTCTGAAAGAAGTGCAAGAATGCTTTAAAATTAATAAAGAAAAATTTAGAATTCCCGAAAAGAGAAAAGGAATTTATGTGCTCTTAAATTTTGAGGACTTAAAAAAAGAGATTGATGTTACAGAGGGTGAGCAACTTTCTTATTATGAGGATAATCAGGAACAATTCCAGATTCCTGAAAAAATAAGAGTTTCTCGAATATTTCTGAAAAAAGATGATAAACATCTGGATTTAATCAAAGATAAGACAAACGAGCTTTATGAGAGAGTTAAAAAAGGTGAGGATTTTTCAAGTCTGGCAAAGATTTTCTCCGAGGATGAAAAGGCTTCCTCAGGAGGAGATTGGGGATATACTGAGTGGCATCAACTTTCTTCAGAAGAGCAGAGAAGAATAATGGATCTTCCAGAAAGTGGTGTTTCAGAAGTGTTAGAGATAGAACATGGGTACTCTATTTTAAAAATCACAGAGAAAATTCCTCCAGTGACACGGCCATTCGAGGAAGTTAAATTTCAGATAAAAGAAATTCTCCATTATCAGAAGGCTCAGGAATTGGGAGAAAAGAGAGCTCAGGAAATTTTTAAAGAGACCAGAAAAGAAAAGAGCCTGGAAAGAGTTGCAAAAAGAAAAGGAATTAAAATAAACTGGACAACTTATCTTACAAAAGGTGCTTCATTAGAGGAGATAGATCCTTCAGGATACATAAGCAATACTTTATTTCAAATAAAAAAAGGCGAGATAAGCGAGCCATTTTTTACTTTTAATGGAGCTGTAGTTGTTGAACTCAAAGAGATTCAAAAGGAAAGAGATCCATCATTCCAGGAAGTGAGAGAAAAAGTAAAAATTGACCTGATGGAAAAATTAAAGGATGATCACGCTCTGACAAGGGCAAATTCATTATTTACAGTAGTAAGAAATTCTGAATCTTTCGAAAATGATGTTAAAAAATACAATTTTGAATATTATCAAAAAGATTTCAAAAGAGGAGATTATTTAGAAGGAATTGGAACAATTCCTTCAATTGAAGAAAGACTCTTTGTAATGGACAAAGGAGAGGTTTCTCAGCCATTAAAGTATGAAAATGGATATTTTATCGTGAAAGTCTCCGAAAAAAAGGAATTGGATAAGAATGCTTTTAAAGAAGAAAAAGAAAGAATAAAGAAGACTTTGAAAGAATTAGAACAGAAAAAATTTTACCAGGCTTATTTAGCAAGAATACAGAAAGAACTCCAGGTGAAATTGAATTATGAAGTTTATAAAACTTCCGTTGATGAGATACTCGGAAGATTTTAA
- the rpmE gene encoding 50S ribosomal protein L31 gives MKQGIHPEYVECVVHCACGNTFITRSTKKEIRVEICSQCHPFFTGKQKLIDSAGRVEKFKKKYEKRKTLK, from the coding sequence ATGAAGCAGGGCATTCATCCAGAATATGTCGAATGTGTGGTTCATTGCGCATGTGGAAATACTTTTATCACCCGTTCGACAAAAAAAGAGATAAGGGTGGAAATATGTTCCCAATGCCATCCCTTTTTTACGGGTAAACAGAAACTCATCGATTCAGCTGGAAGGGTTGAAAAATTTAAGAAAAAATATGAAAAAAGAAAAACTTTAAAATGA
- the prfA gene encoding peptide chain release factor 1 — MIEHLETIEKKYEEIINKLSLPEIFTDNTKYVFLLKEKSYLEPIVKKYKEYKGLLKRKNEALEIVEDPNSDQEFKKLAREELKEIEKIENNITKELRMLLIPKDPNDEKNVFLEIRAGAGGHEASLFAQELFRMYTKFAEKNNWKVEILDESLSEIGGIKETIISVSGKDVWKKLKWERGVHRVQRVPKTETSGRIHTSTVTVAVLPEVDEIEVNINPKDLRIEAFGASGPGGQNVNRNYTAIRITHIPTGIVVSCQDEKSQHRNKEKASRILRSKLHEMALNEQQAKISEDRKKQVGNAERAEKIRTYNFPQGRVTDHRINLTLQKLQNILDGNLDEIIDSLSEFYNSKALEETIAIPA, encoded by the coding sequence ATGATAGAGCATTTAGAAACAATAGAAAAGAAATATGAAGAAATAATAAATAAACTGAGCCTTCCAGAAATATTTACAGACAATACAAAATACGTATTTCTTTTGAAAGAAAAATCCTATCTCGAACCTATAGTTAAAAAATACAAAGAATACAAAGGCCTTTTGAAGAGAAAAAATGAAGCCCTTGAAATAGTCGAAGATCCAAATTCAGACCAAGAATTTAAAAAGTTAGCCAGGGAAGAGTTAAAAGAAATTGAAAAAATAGAAAATAACATAACAAAGGAATTGAGAATGTTGCTAATCCCAAAAGACCCGAATGATGAAAAGAATGTATTTCTTGAAATAAGAGCAGGTGCAGGAGGTCATGAAGCCTCTCTTTTTGCTCAGGAACTTTTCAGAATGTATACTAAATTTGCAGAAAAAAATAACTGGAAAGTGGAGATATTAGATGAAAGCCTTTCAGAAATAGGAGGAATAAAAGAAACGATAATCTCTGTCTCAGGAAAAGATGTATGGAAAAAATTGAAATGGGAAAGGGGAGTCCACAGAGTCCAGAGAGTTCCAAAAACTGAAACATCAGGAAGAATTCACACATCAACAGTTACTGTAGCTGTTCTTCCTGAAGTAGATGAAATAGAAGTCAATATCAACCCAAAAGATTTAAGAATAGAAGCTTTTGGAGCATCTGGACCTGGCGGTCAGAATGTAAACAGGAATTATACTGCAATCAGGATAACTCATATTCCCACAGGAATTGTTGTAAGCTGTCAAGATGAGAAATCCCAGCACAGAAATAAAGAAAAAGCATCAAGAATTCTTCGGTCCAAACTTCACGAGATGGCTTTAAACGAGCAACAGGCAAAAATCTCTGAGGATAGAAAAAAGCAGGTTGGAAACGCAGAAAGGGCTGAAAAAATAAGAACCTACAATTTTCCCCAGGGGAGAGTAACTGATCATAGAATTAACCTCACTCTCCAGAAACTACAAAATATCCTGGATGGAAATCTTGATGAAATTATAGACTCCCTTTCAGAATTTTATAATTCAAAAGCTTTAGAAGAAACAATCGCAATACCTGCATAA
- a CDS encoding CDP-alcohol phosphatidyltransferase family protein, translating into MENLIPKGVANKVLSVFNLLSKLIALKKINPNIITISGIPINILGGYLYSKGYVQIAGLIVLLASFTDILDGQVAKLLKKESKFGSVFDSTLDRYSEIIIFTGLILFFIKRSENLYSFLTFLALTGSIMVSYVKARAEGAGIPISGGFFKRAERIILLSVCSILGIDVLKIFLYIITFTTHLTAVQRLILVYKKERIETLNRKEEQWEK; encoded by the coding sequence ATGGAGAATCTAATTCCAAAAGGAGTAGCAAATAAAGTTTTAAGTGTTTTTAATCTTCTTTCAAAATTGATTGCATTAAAAAAAATAAACCCAAATATAATTACAATCTCAGGGATTCCCATAAATATTTTAGGAGGATATCTATATTCAAAAGGATATGTGCAAATTGCAGGGCTTATTGTATTATTGGCTTCTTTTACCGACATTTTAGATGGTCAGGTAGCAAAATTATTAAAAAAAGAATCAAAATTTGGGTCGGTTTTTGATTCCACGCTTGATAGATACAGTGAAATTATTATCTTTACAGGATTAATCCTTTTTTTTATAAAAAGATCTGAAAATTTATATTCCTTTTTAACATTCCTTGCCTTAACCGGATCAATCATGGTCAGCTATGTCAAAGCAAGGGCTGAAGGTGCCGGAATACCGATCAGCGGAGGATTTTTCAAAAGAGCTGAGAGAATAATTCTCCTCAGTGTTTGTTCAATTTTAGGAATTGATGTCTTGAAAATTTTTCTGTATATTATCACATTCACAACTCATTTAACTGCGGTTCAGAGGTTAATTTTAGTATATAAAAAAGAGAGGATAGAAACTCTGAATAGAAAGGAGGAGCAATGGGAAAAATAA
- a CDS encoding radical SAM protein, translating into MKIERVTLIEPKSSSFNIYTGTKILRLGLPIISSILKEMRIESKIYYEEISEIDWEEIKKSDLVGISTITSTSNEAYQISDRVKSLGIPVVMGGAHVTFLPDEALEHCDFVIRGEGEETIRELISALRNDGTLETIKGLSYKNELGRIVHNPLRPLITDLDKIPSPDFSSIVNFKKIHTIPVYFSRGCPYLCEFCSVTSLFGRKIRIRNIENVISDIKKFYPERKNFFFIDDNFVIDPEKTKELLKKIKEENLKIKWSAQIRVDAAKDEELLKIMKESGCVFVYVGFESINPESLKGVKKNQLVSEYKNTVKKLRRHKINVHGMFVFGFDEDDESIFSKTLKYVLKIKMTTIQFLILCPIPGSNLYKILKERARILSSAWNRYDGHFVVFKPLKVSAYKLQTETIKAMKKFYSLPQIIKLFLKIRFSKNYFTTIFLRIYGNILVRKWIRNDLNKNYIKHLKESSS; encoded by the coding sequence ATGAAAATAGAAAGAGTAACACTAATCGAACCAAAATCCAGTAGTTTCAACATCTATACTGGTACTAAAATTCTCAGATTGGGACTTCCAATAATTTCTTCAATATTAAAAGAAATGAGAATCGAATCTAAAATTTATTATGAGGAGATTTCTGAGATTGACTGGGAAGAGATAAAAAAATCAGATTTAGTAGGAATCTCTACGATTACATCTACATCAAACGAAGCCTATCAAATCTCCGATAGAGTTAAATCTCTTGGAATTCCAGTAGTTATGGGAGGAGCCCATGTAACATTCTTACCGGACGAGGCTCTTGAGCACTGCGATTTTGTTATACGGGGAGAAGGGGAAGAAACAATAAGAGAGCTAATCTCAGCGTTAAGAAATGATGGGACACTGGAAACTATAAAAGGACTTTCATATAAAAATGAATTGGGAAGAATCGTCCATAATCCTCTTAGGCCATTGATTACCGACCTCGATAAAATTCCTTCTCCTGATTTTTCCTCAATAGTAAACTTCAAAAAAATTCATACCATTCCAGTTTATTTTTCAAGAGGGTGTCCATATCTTTGTGAGTTTTGTTCTGTTACATCTTTATTCGGAAGAAAAATCAGAATCAGAAACATAGAAAATGTAATAAGTGATATAAAAAAGTTTTATCCTGAAAGAAAGAATTTTTTCTTCATAGATGACAATTTTGTTATTGATCCGGAGAAGACGAAAGAACTTTTAAAAAAAATAAAAGAAGAGAATCTGAAAATAAAATGGTCAGCTCAGATAAGAGTGGATGCAGCAAAAGACGAGGAACTCCTCAAGATAATGAAAGAATCTGGATGCGTTTTTGTGTATGTTGGATTTGAATCGATAAACCCCGAATCCTTAAAAGGAGTAAAAAAGAACCAACTTGTCTCAGAGTATAAAAATACTGTAAAAAAATTGAGAAGACATAAAATAAATGTTCATGGAATGTTTGTTTTTGGCTTTGATGAGGATGACGAATCTATCTTTTCAAAAACATTGAAATATGTTTTAAAAATTAAAATGACAACCATTCAATTTCTAATTCTCTGCCCGATTCCCGGATCTAACCTATATAAGATTCTTAAAGAGAGAGCAAGAATTCTATCATCAGCTTGGAATAGATATGATGGCCATTTTGTTGTATTCAAGCCACTAAAAGTTTCTGCATACAAATTACAAACCGAAACAATCAAGGCAATGAAAAAATTCTATTCTCTTCCTCAGATAATTAAGCTATTTCTGAAAATTAGATTCTCAAAAAATTATTTTACAACTATCTTTTTAAGAATCTATGGCAATATCCTCGTAAGAAAATGGATCAGGAATGACTTAAATAAGAATTACATAAAACATTTGAAAGAGTCAAGTTCGTAA
- the thyX gene encoding FAD-dependent thymidylate synthase, which translates to MKISLISITPNPEKVIELAGRTSYLSFDKYTEFPILEASPENSREFKIFRTEDFPELKNLNEGDEFSFEKKKWKIHKKWRNSAEKFIKMIIRNGHLSVLEHAYATFRISGGSRSFTHQLVRHRLASYTQQSQRYVDEENFNYIIPDSIKKNKEAKKIYNTFIEQSRDSYKKLKELGIPKQDARFVLPNAIESEIVVSANFREWRHIIDLRGNSKAQWEIRKAIIKILKILKKKAPIVFDDYILDEKKILITKKEQRIIKSEVE; encoded by the coding sequence GTGAAAATTTCATTAATTTCTATTACTCCAAATCCAGAAAAGGTTATTGAATTAGCCGGCAGAACCTCATATCTTTCTTTTGACAAGTATACAGAATTTCCAATTTTAGAGGCATCTCCTGAAAATTCAAGAGAATTCAAAATCTTCCGAACCGAAGATTTTCCTGAGTTAAAGAACTTGAATGAAGGAGATGAATTTTCCTTTGAGAAAAAGAAGTGGAAAATTCATAAAAAATGGAGAAACTCCGCGGAGAAATTTATAAAAATGATAATAAGAAATGGACATCTCTCCGTTCTTGAACATGCGTACGCCACATTCAGAATTTCCGGCGGATCAAGAAGCTTTACCCATCAGCTTGTGAGACATCGATTGGCTTCCTATACACAACAAAGTCAGAGATATGTTGATGAGGAAAATTTTAATTATATCATACCTGATTCTATTAAAAAAAATAAAGAAGCTAAAAAAATTTACAATACTTTTATTGAACAATCACGAGATTCATACAAAAAATTGAAAGAATTGGGAATTCCAAAGCAAGATGCAAGGTTTGTATTGCCAAACGCAATTGAAAGCGAAATAGTTGTTTCGGCTAACTTTAGGGAATGGCGTCATATAATAGATTTAAGGGGCAATTCTAAAGCCCAGTGGGAAATTAGAAAAGCAATTATAAAAATCCTGAAAATTTTAAAGAAAAAAGCTCCCATTGTTTTCGATGACTACATTTTAGATGAAAAAAAGATACTTATAACAAAGAAAGAACAAAGAATAATTAAATCTGAGGTAGAATAA
- the prmC gene encoding peptide chain release factor N(5)-glutamine methyltransferase, whose amino-acid sequence MTSIADFLESASSYLYQDNHLASRREIVQIISFVLNKSKEYLYANMEKDLKETEMDKILKFIQKRKNGFPLQYIVKKQEFWSLDFKISKGVFIPRPESELIVEKTIELFGKEEGIIVDVGTGCGNIAISIARELPKAKIIGIDVSLKAIKFAQINAKLHKVEDRVEFLKGRFLKPLDEKEFLEKIDIIVSNPPYISPEEWKSLPSEIKKFEPKRTLVSSNNGLSFIKKLINDSSIYVKKGGYLIFEIGNEQGEIIKSFLPNQWKLLKIEKDLANFPRVIILKKQIH is encoded by the coding sequence ATGACATCCATTGCTGATTTTTTAGAATCAGCTTCAAGCTATTTATACCAGGATAATCATCTTGCCTCAAGGAGAGAAATAGTTCAAATAATTTCGTTTGTGCTAAATAAAAGTAAGGAATATCTTTATGCAAACATGGAAAAAGATTTAAAAGAAACGGAGATGGATAAAATCTTGAAATTTATTCAAAAAAGAAAAAATGGATTTCCGTTACAATATATTGTAAAGAAACAGGAATTCTGGTCACTGGATTTTAAAATTTCAAAGGGTGTTTTTATACCAAGACCAGAGAGTGAATTAATAGTTGAAAAAACAATTGAATTATTTGGCAAAGAAGAAGGGATTATTGTAGATGTAGGAACAGGATGTGGAAATATTGCGATATCCATTGCCAGAGAATTGCCCAAAGCTAAAATAATAGGAATTGATGTGTCATTGAAGGCAATTAAATTCGCCCAAATAAATGCTAAATTGCATAAAGTCGAAGATAGAGTTGAGTTTTTAAAGGGAAGATTTCTGAAACCCCTGGACGAAAAAGAATTTTTAGAAAAAATTGATATAATTGTATCCAACCCTCCTTATATCTCTCCCGAAGAATGGAAATCTTTACCCTCTGAAATTAAAAAATTTGAACCAAAAAGAACTCTTGTATCTTCAAATAATGGATTATCTTTCATTAAAAAATTAATTAATGATTCTTCTATTTATGTAAAAAAAGGGGGGTATCTCATTTTCGAAATAGGAAATGAGCAAGGAGAAATCATTAAATCTTTTTTACCAAACCAATGGAAACTTTTAAAAATAGAAAAAGATTTAGCTAACTTCCCTCGGGTCATTATTTTAAAAAAGCAAATACATTAA